The proteins below are encoded in one region of Aspergillus nidulans FGSC A4 chromosome III:
- a CDS encoding uncharacterized protein (transcript_id=CADANIAT00005572), producing the protein MRLRSTAGDPEAHLRSTLFHPTGCLDCQLIRPNLLLHHRLILRLFRAFGDSLGEAAGHSEGHILTLSSHLPPELASAVHRQPHRTLDETYDVHDSSTFTTQRQQRQQQAAPNPASNPTNYPPHRPSSALDNHPRALRRTSRYSSRRPGSVDASGRPFQIEQTIPVIVRPASERSREAAAPRLPPSDIRTEGDDSDSTLDDNLQPGNSEYWPRRSTRVSPHTASAVLWTLEEAIRKPFPFTLDWDEVNASMSDLAGGPGMSGLGSNGRSQNGASRAAQGPIPVNPHPASGVRTPTDIMRQRRDREARKKAEQEAKDREQEEAERRRLQQEQAKAQAAQPYPAGVAGERPTQRRAAPRVPAGNAPGTTQAPATAAQSRQPAPTFASQQAPQSGPQQTSQAKLASQQQVPTATSQQPQQPRRAGFPHAFERWETLSSHWEGLTSYWIRKLEQNNEALERDPLSQQMARQVTDLSAAGANLFHAVVELQRLRASSERKFQRWFFDTRAEQERSKELQAELERQIQSERQARTEAMAAAQKAESDKSRIEELLKEMRRELQISKEEARRAWEELGRREQEERDRTNSLRNGEPTLVGGVQVVPMIAGLPRRDPARPPTRDGPYSGAERKPREEMYGDIPISPVGTDPFIEGQSGVQEATPVTGSQSQGHYASYYEPESTYPPRTTAGHEASMGSSEPGDDYGYQQTSQSRQMAYPRSEESDEYEQASLEDSEGGYATSTMPPTSGPMYAGYDQSVDYSGASWGVGTGWESVTPRHRHPTRLSDVLEEEEPRTTPSRASRASQASRSVQ; encoded by the exons TGCGTTCGGCGACTCGCTTGGAGAG GCCGCTGGACATTCCGAGGGACATATCCTCACATTGTCGTCGCATCTGCCTCCAGAACTTGCCTCCGCGGTGCATCGCCAACCTCACCGTACCCTTGACGAGACCTACGACGTTCACGACTCTTCTACGTTTACGACCCAACGGCAGCaacgccagcagcaggctgctcCTAATCCTGCTTCTAATCCAACTAATTACCCGCCTCATCGACCATCAAGCGCTCTCGATAATCATCCCCGGGCCCTACGGAGAACCTCGCGATATTCTTCCCGACGACCCGGTTCGGTAGATGCATCAGGACGCCCTTTTCAAATAGAGCAGACGATCCCAGTAATCGTCCGACCGGCCTCCGAACGCTCTCGTGAGGCAGCAGCGCCACGCTTACCTCCATCGGACATAAGAACAGAGGGCGACGATAGCGATTCCACGCTCGACGATAATCTTCAGCCTGGAAACAGTGAATATTGGCCTCGCAGGTCCACACGCGTCTCCCCTCACACAGCATCTGCGGTCCTCTGGACGCTAGAGGAGGCCATTCGCAAGCCGTTTCCATTTACACTCGACTGGGACGAAGTGAATGCTTCCATGTCGGACCTAGCAGGTGGCCCCGGTATGTCCGGGCTTGGAAGTAATGGCCGGAGTCAAAATGGAGCTTCTAGGGCTGCCCAAGGCCCAATTCCCGTCAACCCGCACCCGGCTAGCGGCGTGCGTACGCCGACGGACATAATGCGGCAACGTCGGGACAGGGAAGCTCGTAAGAAAGCGGAACAAGAAGCAAAGGAtcgggagcaggaggaagctgagcGCAGGCGGCTACAGCAGGAGCAAGCCAAGGCTCAAGCTGCGCAGCCCTACCCTGCTGGCGTTGCTGGCGAAAGACCCACGCAGCGGAGAGCTGCACCAAGAGTCCCAGCGGGTAATGCCCCTGGGACGACGCAGGCCCCCGCCACTGCAGCCCAATCCAGGCAGCCCGCTCCTACGTTTGCGTCGCAGCAAGCACCTCAGTCGGGACCACAGCAAACTTCTCAGGCGAAGCTGGCCTCTCAGCAACAAGTCCCTACAGCTACATCTCAGCAACCGCAACAGCCCCGACGTGCTGGTTTTCCTCATGCGTTTGAACGGTGGGAGACCCTTTCGTCTCATTGGGAAGGATTGACTAGCTACTGGATCCGCAAGCTTGAGCAAAATAATGAGGCACTTGAGCGGGATCCTCTCAGCCAACAGATGGCCCGCCAAGTGACCGATCTCAGCGCCGCTGGTGCCAATCTCTTCCATGCTGTTGTAGAGTTGCAACGCTTGCGCGCGTCATCCGAGCGAAAGTTTCAGCGATGGTTCTTTGACACGCGGGCGGAGCAAGAGCGGTCCAAAGAGCTGcaggctgagcttgagaggCAGATTCAATCTGAACGACAAGCCCGCACAGAAGCAATGGCAGCGGCACAGAAGGCAGAGAGTGACAAGTCTCGTATCGAAGAGCTGCTAAAGGAGATGCGCCGCGAACTTCAGATCTCAAAGGAGGAAGCTCGCCGTGCCTGGGAGGAACTAGGCCGCCGCgaacaagaagaacgggATCGTACGAATTCCCTCCGTAACGGGGAGCCCACTCTGGTCGGCGGAGTGCAGGTGGTTCCGATGATCGCAGGACTCCCTCGCCGGGATCCCGCTCGGCCTCCAACTAGAGACGGCCCTTACAGCGGAGCTGAAAGGAAGCCAAGGGAGGAAATGTATGGTGATATTCCGATTTCGCCTGTCGGAACCGATCCTTTCATTGAAGGGCAGTCTGGAGTTCAAGAGGCGACTCCTGTCACTGGCTCCCAGAGCCAAGGACATTACGCCAGCTATTATGAGCCAGAGAGCACCTACCCTCCACGCACCACTGCCGGACATGAAGCCAGCATGGGCAGCAGCGAGCCTGGCGATGACTATGGTTACCAGCAAACCTCGCAAAGCCGCCAGATGGCCTACCCCCGGTCAGAAGAGAGCGACGAGTATGAGCAAGCGTCGCTCGAGGATAGTGAAGGCGGCTATGCGACAAGTACTATGCCTCCGACGTCTGGGCCAATGTACGCTGGTTACGACCAGTCAGTCGACTACAGCGGAGCCAGCTGGGGCGTCGGGACCGGCTGGGAATCTGTCACTCcccgccatcgccatccgACGCGCCTTAGCGATGtcctggaagaggaggagcccCGGACGACCCCCAGCCGAGCTAGCCGTGCCAGCCAGGCGAGCAGGAGTGTTCAATGA